The proteins below come from a single Halomonas binhaiensis genomic window:
- the rpoS gene encoding RNA polymerase sigma factor RpoS produces MSILERDLQDVNLDTADEADEDALDEVSDDIVDEAEDDDSDVEFEKALGREERYSRQSLDATQIYLNEIGFSPLLTPEEEVHYGRLARKGDPMGRARMIESNLRLVVKIARRYLNRGLTLLDLIEEGNLGLIRAVEKFDPERGFRFSTYATWWIRQTIERALMNQTRTIRLPIHVVKELNIYLRAARELTQKLDHEATAEDIAEHLDKPVETVKKMMGLNERVSSVDYPMGGESDKPLIETLTDDNEQGPESTLVDGDVKAHVDQWLAELTEKHCEVVVRRFGLRGHEAATLEQVGEEIGLTRERVRQIQVEALKKLRRMLDKQGLSLDAIFE; encoded by the coding sequence ATGAGCATACTTGAACGGGATCTTCAGGATGTGAATCTCGACACGGCCGACGAAGCCGATGAGGACGCTCTAGATGAGGTGTCCGACGATATCGTCGATGAGGCCGAGGATGATGACAGCGACGTAGAGTTTGAGAAGGCGCTCGGACGCGAGGAACGTTACTCGCGTCAGAGCCTTGATGCCACTCAGATCTATCTCAATGAGATAGGCTTTTCGCCGCTGTTGACGCCGGAAGAAGAAGTCCACTATGGCCGCCTGGCACGCAAGGGTGATCCCATGGGCCGGGCGCGAATGATCGAATCCAACTTGCGACTGGTGGTGAAGATCGCCCGTCGTTATCTCAACCGAGGCCTGACGCTTCTCGATCTCATCGAGGAAGGCAATCTAGGGCTGATACGTGCGGTTGAGAAGTTCGATCCTGAGCGTGGCTTCCGTTTTTCCACCTATGCCACCTGGTGGATCCGCCAGACGATTGAGCGAGCCCTGATGAACCAGACTCGCACCATTCGCCTGCCGATTCATGTGGTCAAGGAACTCAATATCTATTTACGTGCGGCTCGTGAGTTGACCCAGAAACTCGACCACGAGGCGACTGCTGAAGATATTGCTGAGCACCTCGATAAACCCGTCGAAACCGTCAAGAAGATGATGGGACTCAATGAGCGGGTTTCTTCGGTGGACTATCCCATGGGGGGGGAAAGCGATAAGCCACTGATCGAGACGCTGACAGACGATAATGAGCAAGGGCCTGAATCCACTCTGGTGGACGGTGATGTCAAGGCACATGTGGATCAATGGTTGGCAGAGCTGACCGAAAAGCACTGCGAGGTCGTGGTGCGACGTTTTGGTCTGCGTGGCCATGAAGCGGCGACACTTGAGCAGGTGGGTGAGGAAATTGGCCTGACCCGCGAGCGTGTGCGCCAGATTCAGGTTGAAGCCTTGAAGAAGCTGCGCCGCATGCTCGATAAACAGGGGCTTTCCTTGGACGCCATCTTCGAGTAA
- the alr gene encoding alanine racemase, translating into MARPLTADIDLNALRHNYQLACELAPDSRSVAVLKADAYGHGAVVCARTLEDLAPAFAVAAIEEAVVLREAGIKVPIVLLEGIFSADELETVDALGLSMAIHSDWQLQAVQDFSPRKPIPVWLKVDSGMHRLGFHPEHAEQAWKRLQSLPDKVTDVHLMSHFATADMTDDRYFLSQFNLLQELAERLDAPTCLANSPTVLAHSEAHGAWNRPGVMLYGSDPLELSSDTSRRLQPVMSLRSEIIAVRELGKGEPVGYGGRYVTQGPARIGVVACGYGDGYDRHAVDGTPVLVDGRRTAIAGKVSMDMLTVDLSDLPEADIGSEVVLWGKSRHGAVLSVDEVATYCDTISYTLLTGVLPRVPRRYR; encoded by the coding sequence ATGGCTCGCCCACTGACAGCCGACATCGACCTCAATGCCTTGCGGCACAACTATCAACTGGCCTGTGAACTGGCCCCTGACAGCCGTTCCGTGGCAGTGCTCAAGGCGGATGCATATGGTCATGGTGCAGTGGTCTGTGCACGAACCCTTGAAGACCTGGCTCCGGCCTTTGCTGTTGCTGCCATCGAAGAGGCGGTAGTGCTGCGTGAGGCAGGAATAAAGGTGCCCATTGTATTGCTGGAAGGCATCTTTAGCGCTGACGAACTGGAAACCGTGGATGCCCTGGGGTTGTCCATGGCAATTCATAGCGACTGGCAGCTGCAGGCTGTGCAGGACTTCAGTCCGCGCAAGCCTATTCCGGTATGGCTGAAGGTCGATTCAGGAATGCACCGCCTTGGCTTTCACCCTGAACATGCAGAGCAGGCCTGGAAGCGTTTGCAGTCGTTGCCGGACAAGGTGACGGACGTGCATCTGATGAGCCACTTCGCGACTGCCGACATGACGGACGATCGCTATTTCCTGTCCCAGTTCAACCTGTTGCAGGAACTGGCCGAGCGCCTTGACGCACCGACATGCCTGGCCAATTCTCCCACGGTCCTGGCCCACAGCGAGGCCCATGGTGCCTGGAACCGACCAGGGGTCATGCTTTACGGCAGCGACCCGCTGGAGCTGTCCAGCGATACGAGTCGTCGCTTGCAGCCAGTGATGTCGCTGCGCAGCGAGATCATTGCCGTGCGTGAGCTGGGGAAGGGGGAGCCGGTAGGCTATGGTGGACGCTATGTTACCCAGGGACCGGCACGTATTGGTGTAGTGGCCTGCGGTTATGGCGATGGCTATGATCGTCATGCAGTTGATGGAACCCCGGTGCTGGTCGATGGCAGGCGTACTGCCATTGCGGGAAAGGTTTCCATGGATATGCTCACGGTGGATCTGTCCGATCTTCCGGAAGCGGATATCGGCAGTGAGGTGGTGCTGTGGGGCAAGAGCCGCCATGGTGCGGTGCTGTCGGTGGATGAAGTGGCGACTTATTGCGACACCATCAGCTACACCCTGTTGACCGGTGTATTGCCGAGGGTGCCCAGGCGTTATCGCTGA